One Vanessa atalanta chromosome 6, ilVanAtal1.2, whole genome shotgun sequence genomic window carries:
- the LOC125064890 gene encoding transmembrane protein 11 homolog, mitochondrial, producing the protein MLFVTFHFHDICLVSIVNMAGDESDSDLKPSQVVIVREVYDSENAHIKFEMELERALEAGVSVIVIEPEPLGEETARWIYVGNLLHKVSVYSGLCSIASGLTWSSLACTPFGIVSVLCAGCYTLSWQWDPCCKYQEEKNLHRLSKLPILSDLTSASPVVLVHTDNRRKIILHSTVSLAAAAICVWRIYNTFK; encoded by the exons ATGCTCTTTGTTACATTTCATTTTCATGACATTTGTCTAGTCTCTATAGTTAACATGGCGGGTGATGAAAGTGACAG TGATCTCAAACCATCACAAGTAGTAATAGTTAGAGAAGTTTACGACAGTGAAAATGCTcacattaaatttgaaatggaATTGGAAAGAGCACTGGAGGCTGGTGTGAGCGTTATAGTAATAGAACCCGAACCTCTAGGAGAAGAAACAGCTAGATGGATATATGTAGGAAATTTGTTACATAAAGTTTCTGTTTATAGTGGTTTGTGTAGCATTGCAtcag GCTTGACATGGAGTTCATTGGCTTGCACACCTTTTGGCATAGTCTCGGTCCTTTGTGCTGGTTGCTACACCCTATCCTGGCAATGGGATCCCTGTTGCAAATATCAGgaagaaaaaaatctacatcGCCTATCTAAACTACCTATTTTAAGTGATCTAACATCTGCATCGCCAGTTGTACTTGTGCACACAGAtaatagaagaaaaataattttacatagtaCAGTGTCTTTAGCTGCAGCAGCTATTTGTGTATGGAGAATTTATAACACTTTCAAATGA
- the LOC125064889 gene encoding dehydrogenase/reductase SDR family protein 7-like, with amino-acid sequence MYAMTTSTFKWYLKYLGLPLSIIFTMYRLCKRVQNNKIRNALQGKVVVVTGASSGIGEALAHVLYENGCKVILASRRINELNRVKEDLLSKKNALTTEEPLAIELDLSNLDQLESFVNKVYESCGKIDILINNGGVSHRGSILHTKLDVDQKIMLTNYLGSVGITKAVLPRMVERKSGHIVFISSVQGLIAIPDRSAYAASKHALQAFGDCLRSEMYQHNIDVSVVSPGYVKTSVSLNALTGSGESHGVMDSSTAAGFSAEYVAMKIVDLLVNKDKELIISQFLPNLAITIRHSMPFLYFWIMARRANKTA; translated from the exons ATGTATGCAATGACTACTAGCACTTTTAAGTGGTATCTTAAATACCTTGGATTGCctctatcaattatttttactatgtaCCGTTTGTGTAAACGAGtccaaaacaataaaataagaaatgctTTACAAGGAAAG GTTGTTGTTGTTACTGGAGCAAGTTCTGGTATAGGAGAAGCCTTAGCTcatgttttatatgaaaatggTTGTAAAGTTATTTTGGCATCAAGAAggataaatgaattaaatagagTAAAGGAAGATctcttatcaaaaaaaaat gctTTAACAACAGAGGAACCACTTGCCATTGAATTAGATTTATCAAATTTAGATCAGTTAGAGTCATTTGTTAACAAGGTTTATGAAAGTTGTGggaaaatagatattttaattaataatggtgGAGTATCTCATCGTGGTTCAATCCTCCATACAAAGCTAGATGTGGATCAGAAAATCATGTTAACAAACTATTTGGGCTCTGTAGGAATAACAAaag ctgtGTTACCAAGAATGGTAGAAAGGAAAAGTGGTCACATTGTATTTATTAGCTCAGTCCAAGGATTAATAGCTATACCTGATCGGTCTGCATATGCCGCATCAAAACATGCTCTTCAGGCTTTCGGAGATTGTTTGCGTTCTGAAATGTATCAACATAATATAGATGTATCTGTTGTTAGCCCGGGATATGTTAAGACATCCGTTTCATTAAACGCTCTTACTGGTTCTGGAGAAAGTCATGGAG ttatggATTCAAGCACTGCTGCTGGATTTTCAGCGGAATATGTTGCCATGAAGATTGTAGATTTGCTTGTGAACAAAGATAAAGAGTTAATTATAAGCCAGTTTCTTCCAAACTTAGCAATAACAATAAGGCATTCAATGCCATTTTTATACTTTTGGATAATGGCTAGAAGAGCTAATAAGACTGCTTAA